From Tripterygium wilfordii isolate XIE 37 chromosome 13, ASM1340144v1, whole genome shotgun sequence, the proteins below share one genomic window:
- the LOC120013957 gene encoding uncharacterized protein LOC120013957 has protein sequence MMNSVCVSNCINDARGDPRIPVRATYLNLYKWPESDAEFVRSAVEGRQNPRVVYSISCRQMYLRSYTFSREEEEALPRNTQNCCFGSSSVKDKHVIKKKEIKANKSKLHYCLTLRKALFRVFHSFLSCAASIDVVDQNH, from the coding sequence ATGATGAACTCAGTTTGTGTGTCCAACTGTATAAATGATGCACGCGGGGATCCGCGAATCCCCGTACGAGCGACATACTTGAACCTGTACAAATGGCCGGAGTCAGACGCTGAGTTTGTGAGGTCAGCCGTAGAAGGGAGGCAGAACCCTCGTGTGGTGTACAGTATTTCGTGCAGGCAGATGTATCTGAGGAGCTACACTTTTTCAAGGGAGGAAGAGGAAGCGCTGCCTCGCAACACCCAAAACTGCTGCTTCGGAAGCAGCAGCGTCAAGGACAAGCATGTGATCAAGAAGAAGGAGATCAAGGCTAATAAGAGTAAGCTTCACTACTGTCTGACTCTCAGGAAAGCTTTGTTTAGGGTTTTCCACAGCTTTCTTTCTTGTGCTGCTTCCATAGACGTAGTCGATCAAAATCACTAA
- the LOC120013297 gene encoding protein CANDIDATE G-PROTEIN COUPLED RECEPTOR 7-like has product MRSSVLLLFLLSVFSLTRAEIKTLTIADDNRPMILFEKFGFTHTGHVTISVSSVSVASPVNVPSPIPSRLGFFLLSEETLIQVLIEIQQNPQFCVLDSQYINVLFTLRELAPPPSSSFNQSYPVTAPNEYSLFFANCAPESRVSMSVRTEVYNLDRDGSKDFLSAGLTQLPSLYFLFFLAYLVFLGFWGYICYSSKLSVHRIHLLMAGLLLMKALNLICAAEDKHYVKVTGTPHGWDVLFYIFQFIRVVLLFTVIVLVGTGWSFLKPFLQEKEKKVLMIVIPLQVLANLASVVIGETGPFIKDWVTWNQVFLLVDIICCCAIIFPIVWSIRSLRETSKTDGKAARNLAKLTLFRQFYIVVIGYLYFTRIVVLALKTIAAYKYEWVSNAAEEIASLVFYVVMFYMFRPVEKNEYFVLDEEEEEAAELALREEEFEL; this is encoded by the coding sequence ATGCGCTCATCCGtccttctcctcttcctcctatCTGTATTCTCCCTCACCAGAGCGGAGATCAAGACTCTGACAATAGCGGACGACAATCGCCCCATGATCCTCTTCGAGAAATTCGGGTTCACCCACACCGGTCATGTCACAATCTCAGTTTCTTCAGTCTCCGTTGCCTCCCCCGTCAATGTCCCCAGCCCAATACCGTCAAGGTTAGGCTTCTTTCTCCTCTCCGAGGAGACTCTGATCCAGGTCCTCATCGAGATCCAGCAGAACCCACAGTTCTGCGTCCTCGATTCCCAATACATCAATGTCCTCTTCACCTTGCGTGAACTTGCTCCGCCGCCGTCTTCATCCTTCAATCAGTCGTATCCGGTTACTGCCCCTAACGAGTACTCTCTCTTCTTTGCCAACTGTGCGCCCGAGTCCCGGGTTTCCATGTCTGTACGCACCGAGGTCTACAACCTCGACCGTGACGGCTCCAAGGATTTCCTCTCCGCTGGCCTCACACAACTGCCCTCCCTCTACTTTCTATTTTTCCTCGCTTATCTCGTCTTCCTCGGCTTTTGGGGCTACATCTGTTACAGCAGCAAGCTGTCCGTCCACCGGATCCATCTCTTGATGGCAGGGTTGCTCTTGATGAAGGCTCTCAACCTGATCTGTGCTGCCGAGGATAAGCATTACGTGAAGGTTACGGGAACCCCACATGGATGGGATGTACTGTTCTACATTTTCCAGTTTATTCGCGTTGTGTTGCTTTTCACGGTTATTGTGTTGGTTGGAACTGGTTGGTCGTTCTTGAAGCCATTCCTgcaagagaaggagaagaaggtgTTGATGATTGTGATTCCACTTCAGGTGTTGGCCAATTTGGCGTCAGTGGTGATCGGCGAGACTGGGCCGTTTATCAAGGACTGGGTAACCTGGAATCAGGTGTTCTTGTTGGTGGATATCATATGCTGTTGCGCGATTATCTTCCCTATTGTGTGGTCGATCAGATCTCTAAGAGAGACATCGAAGACTGATGGGAAGGCAGCGAGGAACCTGGCAAAATTGACTCTTTTCAGGCAGTTCTACATTGTGGTGATAGGGTATTTGTATTTTACGAGAATTGTGGTCCTTGCACTTAAGACCATAGCTGCATACAAGTACGAGTGGGTGAGTAATGCGGCTGAGGAGATAGCCAGTCTGGTGTTTTATGTTGTGATGTTCTACATGTTTAGGCCGGTGGAGAAGAATGAATACTTTGTTCTtgatgaggaggaagaggaggctGCTGAGCTGGCTTTGAGGGAGGAAGAGTTCGAGCTCTGA